CCCGATCTAAGTGCAAGTCTTCTTGGTCCATCTATGCTGATACAGAATGATCTTTGTCAGGTAGGTTACAGTTCAGTCAGTCTGGATAGAACCAGCCATTCAGTTCTCAACAATGAACTGCAGTAGTTGGGGACAAACcatccataaaaaaaacaatgaatctGTAAAAATATGCCAAAGGAAACACACAGGATAGCAGTTCTACTGTCATGTAGGGATACCCAAGTGCTCTAATAGCATATACACTGTGCCTCTTAATTTTTTGTGGAAGCTGTCTGTGCTGTTTGGTTTGGTAAATCACAGAAATAAACTTCTACTTTTAATATGATTTGTTTCTCTACTTTGGACACTACTCTATGCCAAGCTTGCTGTTCTTTCCTGTGGTTTAAAATTTGCAATCCTGGTGTTTTGTTACACTAATTATATGTTTAtgactaaaaacaaaataatatcttTATGATCCCACCTTAATTAATATTTACTGTGAAAAATCATGGGATTATCACAGTCTATTATGGTAAACATTAATGATTAAAATCTTGGACAGCACAGTAAAATAGtaggaaaatacagtatatggcaggGAAGTTAAATCAGCATAAACCATAAAGAAGGGTCACAGTAAACACCCATGGCAAACTTTGACAAGGGAATTGGCTAGGACATGGATAAAAAATAGATATGAAGTGCAAGAAGCCCAAGAATGCAAAGCCAAAACTCTGCCTTCAAATGTTTCTTGCTATTTGGTCCAAAATGTAGCCTGCTTCTGCCCCACATAGTGAGAGCTGTCCATTTGGTACCTCTGATGTTGAATAATGTCCAGCCACATACAAGTCTGCAGTCATTTGACCAATTAGCAGAGGGGTCACGAATCGGCTGGTCTCCATGTTGCAGGCTCTTTAACAAAAGCAGACAGAGTTTTACTGTTGTATCCACAAAATGTGTACTCTTGATAACTGTTATGCCAttctaattaattaaaatatttatatcatATTGGACTATACAGTGGTAGACTTTAATATATAGGAGGTACATTTCAAGAAAATGAACAGCTGTTAAAAGAAACCATGAAAGCTATTGTTTAGTCTGAAACTGAtaaagagacatacagtatctgcaagGTCAGACTATAGGAGGTTGTAGCGTGAAAAACAGCCACACAGACAGCTAAGCAGCCAGTAAGAAGCTAGGTGAGTGCAGGTTGCCTGTGTTTAAGACATTTAGACAGTCCAAAGAGAGACCAACAACCAGACAGGCACACTGACCTTGTGAGGGGCACTCAGAGAAGGGCAGTGTCTGTGTCAGGAGGGGCAGGGTCATGCTGGGCAGCCTCTTGTGCCTGACGGAACTCTTGGAACTCTCTGCGCAAGGCATTGAAGCGCTCCTCACTGAGAGAGCCACATGGCATCCGAGACTGGGAGTCACTGGGGGACACAGAGGACAGAAGGCctggaagagagagacaggggtgaAAAGGTTGGAGATTGTGGAGATGCAAGTAGAGAATGAAAAGGAATAACCAATATTTAGGACGAAAAACTAAAATCATCTGTGGGTGGACAATCAAATACGGTCTGACAAAGAAAGCTGGTCTCACCCTTGTTCTGCAGTTCTCTCAGGGCAATGGTTGAGCGGGGTCGCTCTCTCCTCCTATCCCTCTCTCGCGATCCACCCTCCACTGTGCTGTACAACCTCAGGGCCTCCAAAATCTCAGACTCTATGCAGAAATCGCCTGTGTCCCACTCATAACTCTCATCTACTGAGGTGTTCCTCCTGGTGATGGATAAACAGAACGAACCTGGGTCAAAATGTGAAAAGTTCGGACTGCACCCAGGTACTGTGGAGCTGCTACTAGGGATATAGCTGCcggaattgtaaaaataaacccactttttaaaatttgttcatCATCATGAGACAAAATGGCATGCGAACTATGTCTGAGTAGCTTGCTACAAATAATACAATACCTTTGAtcagatgttttaatttaaatgcctATACACTGGAATGCTTGATACTCACCTTTCTTTTTTcctcacatttttataaaacaggTCAAGGAGCTCAAATAGCAAAGGGCTTCAAGGGTTAAGGTAAAAGGATCACCAGCTATAGGTATTCATTTCAGATCACTGTCTCATTCTATGTTAACCACAGATTAACATAGATTAATAGATATGAGATTGTGTTGTATCTGATTTAAATCAAAGAATAACATATATAGCACTTCAGTTATTTGTTCTTAAACTAGAGGGCTGTATTCTTAGGCTGCTGtagttttacatttcaaatattaattaaaacagaacaaataaaaGGCACAGAAACAAAAGTCTTGAAGAAACACAACAGATGTACATTGTGGACCTGTGATATATTTTCTTAACAGGACCCATGGACTTAAAGCCAAAAAGTTAGCTCTCCCTCACCTTTTTGTAGGTCTCTTTTCCTGAAGCTCTAGCATAGTTCTTTCTAGTTCAGCCCCCTGCCGTTCACTTTCTTCAGTGGTTTCAGGAGAaccagggagagagggggtgagGGACAGAGACTGACGGAGTAGTGAGGAGGGGCCAACACTTCCTCTCCCACTGCTCTGGCTAGCATAGCTAGCCCTGGCTTCCTTCACATCCCGGAAATCCTTCATCTCCGTGTCTGTTTCCCCCTCTCCCTCATGTTCTCGGGCTGTCTTTCCTTTTGGCTCAATGGAAACATGGTAAGGTGAAGGCCAACTATAACCCCTCGGTAAGAAGGCCCTTGCAGATCCTCGTCTGGAGTCCAGAGGCTGTAGGAAATCTCCTCTCGCCATTCCAGGTCCGGGTGGAATTACCTGTGCTGCACGGAATGATTCAGAAAGGGATGATTTTGGTTGCACAGGGCCTGGAACATGTTGGTAGTCACTAGGCCACCTGGACATTTCAGGAAAAGTTACAGCCTGCCTTTGTAGTTCTGAAGATTGTCGTTCTGAAGATTGCTTATGCCTTTGCAAATCCATCCCTGGAGGTAAATACCTAGGTCTGTGAGGTAAAGCGGTCTCTGTGGTTCTAAGAGTCTCCCAGCTGGCCTTGTTTTGAGGTCTGAATGCAGGTGGTCCTTTTAGGAAAACTCCGCGTCTTGAGGAAAAAGGAGCAGGAGCACGGCCTAGACTATAAGACTTAATTCGGATATCTGGGGCTGGTAATTCATCTCGCAGACACCTTTCGGACACATAATTTCTTGGGCATGGGCTCTCATAACTTTCCCATTTTTGTGACCCTAAACTGACAGACTTCTTCAGAAATGTACTGGATTTTTCAGCCTGAGGTACAGTCCTATTTAGACCACTACTCATGGACTTTTTCAGAAAGGGTGTAGGGGTTTGACAGAATCGGGAAACAATGTTGTTAGTCCTACTGCCCTGGCTTTTTTGGGTGAAATCATGCCTTTGTTGTTCCAAAACATGCTCCTGTTGTTCTGCTATAACATTTGCTTGCATGTTTGACTTTGTAGCAGTTGAGTCCTTTTTGGTTAGTGACTCATGGGTTGCATTCGGGCTTAGAATTCGTCCAGCCTCTAAGTCAAAATCCGTCTTCTCATTCAGTGAATACTCAACATTTTGATCACAGTGAGGTCTTGCATTTTTATGATGAGtctgtttaacttcatattCAGACCTGGGAGAGTGTTCAAAAGTGTCCTCAAGACTTCTCTCTGAAGCTGTCCAATATTCACCTGAAGTTGCTGCCTTTGAAGTGGACTTCCTGGTCTCCAGCTCAGTGGAAAAACATTCAGTCTTCTGGGTCTCACAAGGATCCACATTCCCATGAGAACTATGGTTATCAACAAATGTATCTTCCAAAATACCTGTACATTTCTGACtagtgtctgtctctgtgcttTTTTGTACATGAGGTTCAGAGTCCTTTGGATCTAAATTGGGTTCAGCCTTAAGGAAGTCACCATGCTTCCAATCAGCACTAGTCTCCAATAAATCTGTGATTTCTGTTACCTCTCCGGGTTCATCTACACTCATTTCAATGAACCCTGGGAGGCTCAAATACTCTAGAATTGCACTTGTCTGAAGTGGGGATGCTCTAGACTTTTGTGAGTTACACAAAGCAGTTGGGGAAGAGGGTGGCTTTAATGTAGGTTTCAGGAAACCAGACATTTTGCTAACAGATAGATCAGAATGATCACTGTTGGTGTCATTTTCTATAAGAGGTATAGCAGATGCATTACTGGGACTGTCACTGAAAAGGTATTTATCACTCTTTCTGGAACGTGCCCTAATCCCCTCCTTCTCAAAGTCTGGAGATAACAGAGTAGTATTATTAGGAGGCTCATCACTAGTCTCTTTAGTCTCCCTTTtgtcatttgtgttctctcttgCCATATCCCTCTTCCTGCCATGCTCATATGGGAGGGTGCAACCAGTGAACAGACTCTCAGGCTTTCCATCATCCTCTTCAGATTCCCCTTTTTCTGAAGGACAGCGGAGCGTAGCTTCAGGAGAGCGTGTGAAAGCATCTGGATACGTTTCCCTCTCCGTTTCAGTCTCCAAATCAATCCCAAGAATGCAGCTGTACTGTTCAATCTGCTCTTCCCTCTCTGCCTTGGATATCAGGGTGGGACTTGAAGTAAATGTCAACCCCTCTAAATCTCTTGTGCTCTCCCTTGCACCCTTTGCAAGAATTGTCTCTTCAGCCAGAGCATCATGTTGCTGATGCTTCCAGTCCTCCTCAAGCAAAGACTGACTTTGACACCTCTTCACCTCTGCCTCTTTGTCTCCCCTTTCCAATCTCTCGGGGTACCTTGATTTAGCCTCTCTGACATCCATGGAAATGTGAGGGAAAGTGTCAGATGttggggagaggagggagagagaggtgcaCTCAGTGACAGGAGACCCCGTGCACTCAAAGCCTGCTGAGGCACCAGAGTCACGGACAGCTGTCCTGTTCATAGGAGTcatgggggtgggggtggtatTCTCTGCTGGGCTCTGAGCTGGAACCAGGCTGGTGACAGAAGTGACAGGACTGATGTCCCAGTGGATAAAGGAGGATGGAGAGGAAATCTGACCTAATGGGCTACTTGTATTACCAAAATAGCAACCTCTTCGGAAGCCAGAATCCTTGTGGGACTGCCCCATTGCCAGCTTGCTTTTTGGCCTAAATGTGACCTCCTGCGGTTTCCATACTGGCTCGGTCTCCCCATCTTTTGTCTCCCACTCTGTGTCTCTCCCTCCTGCTCTCAAGCTGCTCTGATTCACAGCCCTGCTATCACTTCTTCCTTCTCTCTCCTGCACCCGGTGGCTCACTGTATACTGTTTTAGCTCTCTCTCAATCTCTTCCCTCTCTTTTGCTAGTTTTAGACACTTGCTCAGACTATCAATCCCTTTCTCATGTTCCATTTGAGACACTTGTCTTTCCCTGTCTATGGGGAGATAGCTAGAAATCTTGTACCTTTCCTTCTCTgcctttttatctttttttactgtttccAAGTTTAGGATTTCTTCTCTTGACTGAGATTGGGCAGTACGAATACACATCCtgtacttttttaaagaatCTCTGCTCCGTTTTTCCAAATTGTCTGAATAAAAGCTACTGTGTTCTCCCTGCATCTCCCCATCCACCTCGCTACACAGCTCCTCCCCCTCCTCATCAGTATAGAAACAGCCACTTTTAGAAAAGTTTTTGGCCATCAATTTCACTCTTCCAGGAGAGCTGTTGGGGCTACGGGAACGTGGGATGTTCACAGTGAGAGTCAGCTCCTTCTTCTCATCCATCTCTGAGCAAAGTGAGTTGGATTTTGGGGAGCCACCAGGTCCGGGGACCCCAATGCATTGTGGGAAGTCCTTCCTCAGGCTCTTCTTGACTTGAAAAGTGGCACTGGTCTCCTCGTAGGGCTGCACAATGAACCGCCCATCAGGACCACGTGAGATCGACTCCAGGGCAGCAGTAGGGGAAGACAACCCCCCTATGTGGCTCTCAAACAGTGTGTAGCGGGGGGGTGGAGCTGCATTGGATAGCAGCTGCGTCCGCTGGTCCTGGTATTCACTCCGGCTGGCCTTCTCAAAGGAGGAGTGgtcagaggaggaagaggagtggCTGAAGAGAAGGGGACACAGTTTCAGCTTCAAGACGCTGTCGGGGCTGTCAGCAAGCGAGCCagctctgaaaagaaaaaggtagAGGGGGAAAGAAGAAGAGAGAGACAAGGAATGTCAGAATTGAGTGATTTGGGGGTAGACAGAGGAATGACAAGGCGTGCAGAGAAATGGTAATGAGAATTAAAGAAGCAGAAGTATGGGTGATGGAGAGAATGGGAAGGAAGATGGTCAGAGAGACAGGAAATCAGGTGACACTGGATATTAAATTAATGTCTAAAATATCTTTGGGAAACATATTACCTAAGAGCTGTAAAACAGTATAACAGAATGACAAAAGTTTGCATGATAcaaaaagatattttagctgACTGGTCATCATCTCATCCAAACATTCAAAAAAAAGTCAGAGGTGTTTTGGCCTCATCAGTACTTATTTATAGTCACTGCAACTTACCTACAAATATAAATTCTAAACCTTTTAAGTCTACAAGTAAAATCTTGTTGACATTTCAACTTGCAAAAACACCTAATAGGCTTGATGGAAACACCCTCACCCTCTGAAACGTTTTATTCCCTTTACTTATGTCCCTACGTCTTATAAACAAGGAAGTGAGTGTAGGTGGATTCTTATGCATTATGTCTGCTCTAACACTACTGCCCAGAGGTGATGTATAATAAGCCAAGTTCTCTCCCAACCACCATCTGACACACTGGAACCCATTTACAGCCCCAAACATTACTAATTGCATCCTATATGAAAATGTTGACTTAACCACCACCAATAATCTCAATCATTAATTAATTATCACCTGGTTGTGTTTGTTTACAAACCACAGAGGCTTCAGTGGCAGGCTGACTGTAGTCTCTAGTCTCCTCAAAGACCAGCTTGCCTCAAGGACTTTTAGAAACTCACTGGTATATTTCTAAATCACTAGAAATGTTCGAGGACGTGAAAGAGTAAATAAAAGAGCTGTATAATGATTAGTAAGGAGGTAGCCAAAAGACTTAAAGGAAATTTGCTATGCTATACAATTTTTGAGAAAGTTTACTATGGAATTACAAACATCATTTACATATGTGATACACAATGTATACTTAATGGAAATGGTATTTATAAGAGCATATAGTGAGgaataacaaaagaaaaagctCCTTTTAAACAGCCCCTTTTCCTTGTCCAGTACTTGATCATACAGTCTGCCCACCACAACACTTTCTAACAATTTCCAGTAATggcatatctttttttttagctcagtcttttaaaataacatggATGTCTTATGAACTGTAAAGAAATGTAACGTTCAATGCTTCTCCCACACTGGGAGCACATGATTTGTAAAGTTTTATAAGATATTAATTACTAGATGGATCTTTAAGAATTGGCCCATTGGAGATTTCATAATGTTCGACACACAACACAGAACGTACTAGCCTTCAGACATATTCGTGTTTGCTCACGGGTCTGAAGGAAATGCAGAAGGTTGATCTTATCAGACAGTTAATCCAACAAACTGCACCAGACTGCACAAGGTGAACCAGGTTTTATTGCTATAGGTGAAAAGACTGGTTTGTAATAGATCATATTATTTTATCCTTGGGTTCTGGCCCTGGATACTGGGGCAGTTTATAGctcaagagaaaacaaaacaattacaaaagtGACATGGAATGAGAGATGAAGGAGGGAGGGCACTTACTGTGGAGACTGGCCCTTCTGGAAGGCGATTGGGATATCTGAAAAGGTCATGAGGGGGCAGAGGTCACACCatggtcaaataaaaaaatgagatgTACAAACACACTGAAAACAAGTAAGCAAGAGAAGCTGTCATGTCCATAGAGTTCACAAAAATAACTCCAGACTGACACATACACCAAGAATTGGAGCAAGACAAGAAGGTAAATCCTTGTATGTAAAGGAACAACtaatggtttattccatgcagaaaagagaagaaaataaaacatttcggctgtggagccttcttcggatgtATGACATTTCAAACTCAGATTGTAGAATCCATTTATAAAAGCACAACAGTGGAGAGACTGCTATAATTTTGTACAAATCAATTATTAGTTACAACTCAAACTTAACCTTTGCAGGACAAGACCAAAATGGGTCTTCAGATGCCAAGCGAAAATAACAAATCTTTAAGAATGTATTCTTAAAGAACTACCTTCTACAaaatcatttcttctcttttcagcatggaataaacctttacatgttcctttgcagcctacacatgctgacatagTTACCTACTTGAATCCTTGTATGCAACAGCATTCTATCTCTTAGCAGACTCTAAGGTTGAAACACTtttggtgaaaaaaaacaagtctaGTTGTGCCTGTCTAAAAAATGCCCAAGGAAATGTTGACTACTGCAACCAATCCAATCCGCATTTTCTGGTGAAGGATTCTGAGCAACTCCAGTaagtaaaatacacaaaataatgttattacacacactccctcctctcccaaatattttattattattaaaagcaatattttggagaagagcAATGATGAAATCTGAGAAGGCTGTGGATTGTAGGTGTGGGGAAGAAATAATATATTCATGTCTGTTTTAGCTTATTCACTGTGATTTATCTCTACATCAACAAGCAATGTGAGCAATTAGCTGCAATGTGCCACACCTTGTCCTATCAACTCTAACAGCTGTAACATTAATTTCTTAATCCACACCAGATGTACCCTTGTCCAGTGGTGAACATTCAAAAGGAACACTTGTGTTTTTACCTTCCCTTCTTTTCCTGCGGCGTCTCTCTCGCCGCCGGTTCATGGCACACGCTGTCACCAAAGATAGGATGATAGCAACGCACAGGAAGCACACCCCTCCTATCACACCAGCCACTAGCGGCTCAGGAAGGAGCTCCGAAAGGCGAGTCCTGGCAGGGTACATGTCCATTCCTGAAATGATATTACTGTGTGGTACAAACAATGCACAACTGCTGCTGTTTTTGTCAGAAGAGCAATATAGAACATTCTGGAACTATGGCCTCCCATTCTGCTCAGAACACTGGAACACTGTACGTCATGCACTGTATGCTGCTTAGGTCTGTCCCTGCAAGATGCAAAGATCTACCGGatacttgtttttttccatgtatTTGTTCCATTTTGTACTTGTCAATATTGCTGTTTAacggtacatacagtatagtagttgTGCCATATCTGATCCTACAGTTACCATCAACCCCTATAAGTCTAacagaaaaagtattttaaaaaatttgaAACTTGTCAAACAATGTGTACCTTACCAATATGTGGCAGAACAAGATGAAGATTTGTGCTTTAGCCACATTTCAGAGAAGGATGTGAAGAATGACCTGCAGCCCTTTTTTACGTGATATGGCATTACGCGGGGCATGTTCAGTGTGGAGATGGAGCCCTGGATGAAGGGTGACGCGTTGCCTTTGTAGCCACAGCTGTAATGGCTGATTAAGGACGAGCTGTAAGGGCTCTTTAAAAACACACTTAACACCCCCCTGAAGGGATGAGCAAGGTGACCCCCGGAAGAGGAGGAACTTCCACCGGCGGTCCCAGAGGGGATTATGCCTGAGCTAAGGCTGCcgttgtttttgcattttgattttctttttcttttttcgcCTGTCCCATCATGCATCTCTACCGGGGCAGGCTGACCCTTTTCGCATGTTGAGTCTTTATTTAGTTTTGGCCTTGTGTTCCCTGCTCTTCCATACTGGACCCTATTAAATTGGGTAAGTCTAGTCTGGTCACCACTGTGCTAAGCGGTTCTTCTTCCAGAATGGTCTTACCCTATATAATGGTGTCCAGCCTGGATGCCGTGGCACACAACAGcgctttttcatttttcccttttgttcttgtttttccccttttttagtgttattttcatttttcgcTGACCTCACACTAGCCTCCGTCCCTGGGTGTCGACTTTTACCGATGCTCGCTGCGACTTCTCCCACTCCCACATTCTCACACTCACCAGCCAAGGAAAGATAACTGGTCAAGTGACGTTTTAAAAACCCAAGAAGCAAAAACTTCATCTGCTGTCAGACAGAGGGCAGATCCACTGGAGTGGAGTAGGAGAAGGAGCCAAAGGACTAAGAGAGAGAATATGTGAGAGCTGGAGGATTGAGAGTGGGACTGTGATTTGGAAAAGGAGAAGAGTGCTAATACTGGTAAGCAGCACAGCCGCCTGACTTTGGTTATTAAGGCACTCATATGGTGTTCTGAATGGAGCTTGGGTTTTTGTTGCATTTTCCATTAcattttaacaattattttctctgtaacTAAACTCACCCCTTTTAGCACATCATTATGAAAGAACGCTTCATGGACACCAGAGGACAGAGCCCAGATTTGAGGCCAAAAGCCAAATGTCATCAGTAGTTATGGATCTCAGctgttgttcttttttctttttaggatgaagatactgtatttcagaacAGGTCCCCACAGTTCTGTAGTTATATTTCCAATGCATTTATACCACTTGATTTCTAGAGGTCCATGGTATCTTTCCCTGTTTATATCAACATTTCCATACACATTAAACCCTCTAATGCACAGTATTGTGAAAATGTTTGGATGAAAATTAAGACTGActttaataaatgaaaatcaCTTTAGCCCACTGAAGGACACCAACCTGCAGTAGAGATGTTGACTGATTCGCTGGGCTCACTGATCATCTGACCATCCCGAGACAGCATTCTCAGCTCATAGTTGCAATCCTGAATTGGGAAGACAAACGTGGTCATATGTCAACTGGGTCCCCACTTAGGTATATACTAGTTCACCGTTCCGATGGGACACACTGAATGTGGTGTGCTGTTTTGCTCACTGaatatatctcattttgttggTGCCTTACACCCGTGTAGAACAGGGATGTGGCAGAGATAAACAGAAGGAGTGGTATCTGCCCCGTCTCATTCTGATTCAAGTAATGATACATCTTCCTACCACTTCctggaaatactggaaattcaCAAAAGTAAACTCCCCCACATACAAATTGTTGTAAATGTAGTATGTTTTCCCTAGCAGACTTTAAAAGAATCTTTATTcatgaaaaggaaaaaggaaaaaatcctGTGACAGCAGCACCCACTGATACAACCTACAAGCACATATGCTGTAGGACTTATAGAGTTTTTTCAATGTAGATGCATCCGAAGGCTGTGAAATAAGGTGTTTTGTGCTCAGGACATCTACAAtactttcattcttttgattctttcctttttggaaaataataatctactgtatgtttgaataCAATTATTGCTCACTCCTCAGCTATTGTATAGCACTGTATCCCAAATTCATGGTGAAAACATTTTACACTTACATATCTAAGcaatttgaaaatgatttttaccTTAAGTAATCCCTGCACCAGTATCTCACTCTGATTGGCTTCAATGAAGCCCTCCAGTACCACCCACTCCCCTTTCTCACGTCGGGACTGCAGTATGAAGCCAGTGACGGTTGTTGACTCTGCGAGAGGTGGCAACCACTGCAAGACCACACCCTTTGagctctgattggctgacagaGACCTGGGTGGGGTCAGGAGGGGTGGCGATTTCACAGTTGGGGGTGGTTTTGTTTTAGGAACTGAGACAAAGGGGCAAAGATGCACAGAGGGAAAGGAAATATAAGAAACAAAGACAAAGAAGAGAGAgggaaagaaatgtttaaaaaattaaaacagagatATACCCTGCTATTTTATAATCATCCAATATCATGACAATGTATCAGCCTTTATATCATTTTACACGTCATTCTCATCCATCATGGCAACCAGCACCTTGGACATATTATGCCAAAATAAACTGTCTCCTTTGCAGAAAACTAGTCTTCATCCGGGAAAGAAGAGCAACTTCAAACTTCAAGAGTTATTGCTAGACTACCAATGGGTCATCCTTAAGCACAAATAAAGTCAGACAATTTGTCCCGAAAACATCTATGCTTTattaaaatagctttttttttcttatttgtgaATGTCTCTGCCACTAAAGGGAATGTCTGGGAAAAAACTCTATGTGAAATAATTTAACTTGGGAGTATTAATACAAAAAGGTACTCATGCAATTAATTAAGAATTCTAAAAACTAATTGCCCTGGGTATGCTGTGGTACTGACCCAGTGTGGAAGCTGTGATAATCTCACTGAAGGGGCCTGAGCCCAGCTTGTTCTGGGGCAGGATGCTGAACTGGTACCCAGTCCCTGGGAGTAGCCCTGTCACCAATAGGTAAGACTGGGATGGGGGAACTGGAAGAGATGTCCATTCATGttttcccctggacacctgcttcACCCTGTAGGAAAGGGAATTTCCCAAGATTGAGGTGGTTGGAAAACGGCAGATGGGGACAAAGACAAAATTAGAGAAAAAAGGATAGACagagtttaatgtttaacaattTCAAACTGCAGCCTTGTAACTACACAGGCAAAGAGACAGGTGGGAAAAAGAGGCAGAGAGGTATACTAACAAGGAGCAAAACACCCAAgacaaaatgaacagaaatcTGAGGCAGGTAAACTAACAACAAGATATACAAGACATAAATTGAGCATATAGGTGAGACAGCCAGTCAGAGCAACCAGAGAGATTTACAGATACACTGATAGTTGGGTGTTCAGACTGACCAGACAGTGAATTTCTGTGAGTATCCCCCATCAAACCCAGGTTCCCAGGACACATTCATTCTGTTGGTTCCTGGAACCAGAGTCACTGCAGAAACTGCATGAGGACTTGTGCCTGAG
This genomic window from Lepisosteus oculatus isolate fLepOcu1 chromosome 2, fLepOcu1.hap2, whole genome shotgun sequence contains:
- the igsf9b gene encoding uncharacterized protein igsf9b isoform X2, which gives rise to MRRTHLWIAGVITAAALCFLCPTLGADSVVRSRVGGSAVLGCSLSPPATDNTTPRLFPLHVVEWVRLGYAVPVLIKFGVYSPRVHPNYRGRVSLERGASLRIDGLQLDDEGWFECRILLLDRQTDEFQNGTWTFLSITAPPVFFKTPPPILEVLEGEPLILTCGAHGNPPPIITWRKDDTLIENGDNAQVTNGSLSLFSVSRDKAGIYKCHVSNEEGNLTHSSQLLVKGPPVIVIPPEDTTLNMSQDAVLRCQAEAYPSNLTYLWWKQGENVFHIDLLKTRVKVLVDGTLLIQSVTPDDAGNYTCVPTNGLLTPPTASAYLTVKHPAQVLPMPEETYLPVGMEGVITCPVRAEPPMLFVNWTKDGHLLNLDMFPGWMVNSEGSVFITAANDDAVGMYTCTAYNSYGTMGQSSPTKVVLQDPPSFRVTPRAEYLQEVGRDLVIPCEAHGDPSPNITWSKVGSAPRSPFRTAQNGSLIMRPLSKDHQGTWECSARNRVAAVSTRTAVSVLGTSPHAVSAVTLVPGTNRMNVSWEPGFDGGYSQKFTVWVKQVSRGKHEWTSLPVPPSQSYLLVTGLLPGTGYQFSILPQNKLGSGPFSEIITASTLVPKTKPPPTVKSPPLLTPPRSLSANQSSKGVVLQWLPPLAESTTVTGFILQSRREKGEWVVLEGFIEANQSEILVQGLLKDCNYELRMLSRDGQMISEPSESVNISTAGMDMYPARTRLSELLPEPLVAGVIGGVCFLCVAIILSLVTACAMNRRRERRRRKRREDIPIAFQKGQSPQAGSLADSPDSVLKLKLCPLLFSHSSSSSDHSSFEKASRSEYQDQRTQLLSNAAPPPRYTLFESHIGGLSSPTAALESISRGPDGRFIVQPYEETSATFQVKKSLRKDFPQCIGVPGPGGSPKSNSLCSEMDEKKELTLTVNIPRSRSPNSSPGRVKLMAKNFSKSGCFYTDEEGEELCSEVDGEMQGEHSSFYSDNLEKRSRDSLKKYRMCIRTAQSQSREEILNLETVKKDKKAEKERYKISSYLPIDRERQVSQMEHEKGIDSLSKCLKLAKEREEIERELKQYTVSHRVQEREGRSDSRAVNQSSLRAGGRDTEWETKDGETEPVWKPQEVTFRPKSKLAMGQSHKDSGFRRGCYFGNTSSPLGQISSPSSFIHWDISPVTSVTSLVPAQSPAENTTPTPMTPMNRTAVRDSGASAGFECTGSPVTECTSLSLLSPTSDTFPHISMDVREAKSRYPERLERGDKEAEVKRCQSQSLLEEDWKHQQHDALAEETILAKGARESTRDLEGLTFTSSPTLISKAEREEQIEQYSCILGIDLETETERETYPDAFTRSPEATLRCPSEKGESEEDDGKPESLFTGCTLPYEHGRKRDMARENTNDKRETKETSDEPPNNTTLLSPDFEKEGIRARSRKSDKYLFSDSPSNASAIPLIENDTNSDHSDLSVSKMSGFLKPTLKPPSSPTALCNSQKSRASPLQTSAILEYLSLPGFIEMSVDEPGEVTEITDLLETSADWKHGDFLKAEPNLDPKDSEPHVQKSTETDTSQKCTGILEDTFVDNHSSHGNVDPCETQKTECFSTELETRKSTSKAATSGEYWTASERSLEDTFEHSPRSEYEVKQTHHKNARPHCDQNVEYSLNEKTDFDLEAGRILSPNATHESLTKKDSTATKSNMQANVIAEQQEHVLEQQRHDFTQKSQGSRTNNIVSRFCQTPTPFLKKSMSSGLNRTVPQAEKSSTFLKKSVSLGSQKWESYESPCPRNYVSERCLRDELPAPDIRIKSYSLGRAPAPFSSRRGVFLKGPPAFRPQNKASWETLRTTETALPHRPRYLPPGMDLQRHKQSSERQSSELQRQAVTFPEMSRWPSDYQHVPGPVQPKSSLSESFRAAQVIPPGPGMARGDFLQPLDSRRGSARAFLPRGYSWPSPYHVSIEPKGKTAREHEGEGETDTEMKDFRDVKEARASYASQSSGRGSVGPSSLLRQSLSLTPSLPGSPETTEESERQGAELERTMLELQEKRPTKRRNTSVDESYEWDTGDFCIESEILEALRLYSTVEGGSRERDRRRERPRSTIALRELQNKGLLSSVSPSDSQSRMPCGSLSEERFNALRREFQEFRQAQEAAQHDPAPPDTDTALL